A genome region from Salvelinus namaycush isolate Seneca unplaced genomic scaffold, SaNama_1.0 Scaffold1169, whole genome shotgun sequence includes the following:
- the LOC120035955 gene encoding coiled-coil domain-containing protein 1-like, with amino-acid sequence MNRKSGYQGPRIRNNSNNNLLDDDEVYDNEVYDDNDEVDDDEVDEDEVDDDEVDEDDEVDDNEVDDDDEVEDDDEVDDEVDEDDEVDDDDEVDDDDEVDEDDEVEDDDEVEDDDEVDDDEVDDDDEVEDDDEVDDNEVDEDDEVDDEVDEDDEVDDDDEVDDDDEVDEDDEVEDDDEVEDDDEVDDDDEVDEDDEVEDDDEVEDDDEVEDDDEVDEDDEVDEDDEVDDDEVDDDEVGDDEVDEDDEVDEDEVDEDDEVDDDEVDEDDEVDEDEVGDDEVDEDDEVDDNEVDEDDEVDEDEVGDDEVDEDDEVDDNEVDEDDEVGDDEVDEDEVDGDEVGDDEVDEDEVDDDEVDEDEVDDDEVDEDEVGDDEVDEDEVGDDEVDDNEVDEDEVEDDEVGDDEVDEDDEVDEDDEVDEDDEVDDEVDDDEVDDDEVGDDEVDDDEVGEDDEVDDTVRAEEDARQKQQMQRKHIEQIMAFIFRMAG; translated from the exons ATGAACAGGAAGAGTG GATACCAGGGACCACGAATACGAAACAATTCCAACAACAACCTTCTGGACGATGACGAGGTTTACGATAACGAGGTTTACGACGACAACGACGAGGTTGACGACGATGAGGTTGATGAAGACGAGGTTGACGACGACGAGGTTGATGAAGACGACGAGGTTGACGACAACGAGGTTGACGACGACGACGAGGTTGAAGACGACGACGAGGTTGACGACGAGGTTGATGAAGACGACGAGGTTGACGACGACGACGAGGTTGACGACGATGACGAGGTTGATGAAGACGACGAGGTTGAAGACGACGACGAGGTTGAAGACGACGACGAGGTTGACGACGACGAGGTTGACGACGACGACGAGGTTGAAGACGACGACGAGGTTGACGATAACGAGGTTGATGAAGACGACGAGGTTGACGACGAGGTTGATGAAGACGACGAGGTTGACGACGACGACGAGGTTGACGACGACGACGAGGTTGATGAAGACGACGAGGTTGAAGACGACGACGAGGTTGAAGACGACGACGAGGTTGACGACGACGACGAGGTTGATGAAGACGACGAGGTTGAAGACGACGACGAGGTTGAAGACGACGACGAGGTTGAAGACGACGACGAGGTTGACGAAGACGACGAGGTTGATGAAGACGACGAGGTTGACGACGACGAGGTTGACGACGATGAGGTTGGCGACGACGAGGTTGATGAAGACGACGAGGTTGATGAAGACGAGGTTGATGAAGACGACGAGGTTGACGACGACGAGGTTGATGAAGACGACGAGGTTGACGAAGACGAGGTTGGCGACGATGAGGTTGATGAAGACGACGAGGTTGATGACAACGAGGTTGATGAAGACGACGAGGTTGACGAAGACGAGGTTGGCGACGATGAGGTTGATGAAGACGACGAGGTTGATGACAACGAGGTTGATGAAGACGACGAGGTTGGCGACGACGAGGTTGATGAAGACGAGGTTGATGGCGACGAGGTTGGCGACGACGAGGTTGATGAAGACGAGGTTGACGATGACGAGGTTGATGAAGACGAGGTTGACGACGACGAGGTTGATGAAGACGAGGTTGGCGACGACGAGGTTGATGAAGACGAGGTTGGCGACGACGAGGTTGACGACAACGAGGTTGATGAAGACGAGGTTGAAGACGACGAGGTTGGCGACGACGAGGTTGATGAAGACGACGAGGTTGATGAAGACGACGAGGTTGATGAAGACGACGAGGTTGACGACGAGGTTGACGACGACGAGGTTGACGACGACGAGGTTGGCGACGACGAGGTTGACGACGACGAGGTTGGCGAAGACGACGAGGTTGACGACACGGTTCGTGCTGAGGAGGATGCGAGACAAAAACAGCAGATGCAACGCAAGCATATTGAACAGATCATGGCTTTCATTTTTAGAATGGCTGGGTGA